From a region of the Pontibacillus yanchengensis genome:
- a CDS encoding LacI family DNA-binding transcriptional regulator produces the protein MATIKDVAKTANVSISTVSRVLNNSGYTSQETKDRVYQAVEKLKYQKNMVAAAMINKHTATLGLIIPDIKNIFYGDLTRSVEDTAHKYGYNVILCNTDNDLNKEREYVEFLIQKGVDGIIFSTPEVEDRNIKELVKAKPELPVIVLGSEVSGVKVDEVLVNNFQGAYMATEHLIELGHENIGYISGQPQSYSTSERQQGYESALRDFGIEPKPHYVMKDEFKVESGYQQGKEMLAREDRPTAIFAGNDAIGVGVYQAARELELRIPEDVSVVGFDDSQYAEIVYPTLTTVRTPIVQMGDKAVQLAVQLSEDERNFKETITFEPTLTERNSTRALKENVFRKVN, from the coding sequence ATGGCAACGATTAAAGACGTAGCGAAAACAGCAAATGTTTCCATATCAACGGTATCCCGTGTATTAAATAATAGTGGCTATACAAGTCAGGAAACAAAAGATCGAGTCTATCAAGCTGTTGAAAAATTAAAGTATCAAAAGAATATGGTAGCTGCTGCCATGATTAATAAGCACACTGCAACCTTAGGATTAATTATCCCTGATATTAAAAACATTTTCTATGGAGATTTAACAAGATCGGTAGAAGATACAGCTCATAAGTATGGATATAACGTGATTCTTTGTAATACTGATAATGATTTAAACAAAGAACGAGAGTATGTGGAATTCCTCATCCAAAAAGGAGTAGATGGCATTATATTCTCTACTCCGGAAGTAGAGGACAGAAATATTAAGGAACTAGTAAAAGCGAAACCCGAATTACCAGTCATAGTGTTAGGAAGTGAAGTCTCTGGTGTGAAAGTGGATGAAGTATTGGTTAACAATTTCCAGGGTGCTTATATGGCGACAGAACATCTTATTGAGTTAGGGCACGAAAACATTGGTTATATTAGCGGTCAGCCCCAATCTTATTCCACAAGTGAACGCCAGCAAGGCTATGAGTCAGCGTTACGGGACTTTGGTATAGAACCAAAACCTCACTACGTGATGAAAGATGAGTTTAAAGTGGAAAGCGGTTATCAACAAGGGAAAGAAATGCTGGCACGAGAAGATCGCCCTACAGCCATTTTTGCAGGAAACGATGCGATTGGTGTCGGTGTTTATCAGGCTGCTCGAGAGCTTGAACTACGTATTCCAGAAGATGTGTCTGTCGTTGGATTTGATGATTCCCAGTATGCAGAGATTGTCTATCCGACGTTAACAACGGTCCGCACTCCTATCGTGCAAATGGGAGATAAAGCTGTACAATTGGCTGTTCAGCTATCGGAAGATGAACGAAACTTCAAAGAGACCATTACGTTCGAACCAACTCTTACGGAACGTAATTCTACGAGAGCACTAAAGGAAAACGTTTTTCGAAAAGTAAATTAA
- a CDS encoding ECF transporter S component — MGKNKSFIVAMIPAGIALNWVANSIVEMLKLPLFLNNIGTVLNAIVIGPVWGAVTALMTNVILALIVRWTYIPFALVGMVVAFLAYFFFKKGWYQKGWKVIVSGAVTGVVASAIATVISVYVFGGFSGHTVDVLTAGLIASGQEIFNAAFIANMPGTMADKILTFWIVWMILKMFPVRYLPNAKEIKNKIGTTKKKSDDKKISA; from the coding sequence ATGGGGAAAAATAAGAGTTTTATAGTGGCGATGATACCCGCCGGTATAGCCCTTAACTGGGTTGCTAACTCGATTGTGGAGATGCTGAAACTACCATTATTCCTTAACAACATTGGTACAGTGTTAAATGCGATTGTGATCGGTCCAGTATGGGGCGCGGTTACTGCCTTGATGACAAACGTAATTCTTGCTCTTATTGTTCGGTGGACGTATATTCCTTTTGCTTTAGTCGGGATGGTAGTCGCCTTTTTGGCTTATTTCTTCTTCAAAAAAGGATGGTACCAGAAAGGTTGGAAGGTTATTGTATCAGGAGCCGTAACGGGGGTAGTCGCCTCGGCCATAGCTACAGTGATTTCGGTATATGTATTTGGAGGATTCTCCGGTCATACTGTAGATGTATTAACGGCAGGGTTGATTGCTTCTGGACAAGAAATCTTTAATGCTGCGTTTATTGCTAATATGCCTGGAACGATGGCTGATAAGATTCTAACATTCTGGATTGTGTGGATGATTCTGAAGATGTTCCCTGTTCGTTACTTACCAAATGCGAAAGAGATTAAAAATAAGATTGGGACGACTAAGAAGAAGAGTGATGATAAGAAAATCTCAGCTTAG
- a CDS encoding fumarylacetoacetate hydrolase family protein, with translation MKFIQFTVDHDSSVKKGIISSEGIKEISGNIFTSWDYTGDIFKENQIKVTSPLEPNQVIGIGANFVKEPEDLPAPPEMPVFFFKPTSSVIGPNEDIVIPEDLDSVKFESEIAVVIGKDAKNIQEDEVADYIFGYTIGNDVTAPQYFHSDGHWMLGKAFDTFTPLGPAIETDFDLAKTRIKAYHNEEKKQDSNVDVMIVSINKMISYLSRVLTLKAGDVILTGSPVGAEFLQEEDTIECEVEGVGRLRNQVVKERKKVSL, from the coding sequence ATGAAGTTTATTCAGTTTACAGTCGATCATGATTCTTCTGTGAAGAAAGGAATCATTTCGTCTGAAGGGATAAAGGAGATTAGCGGAAATATTTTCACCTCTTGGGACTATACGGGGGATATATTCAAAGAGAATCAAATAAAGGTCACGTCTCCCTTGGAGCCAAATCAAGTTATTGGAATTGGGGCAAATTTTGTAAAAGAACCAGAGGATCTTCCTGCTCCTCCTGAAATGCCTGTATTCTTCTTTAAACCTACTTCCTCAGTCATTGGACCTAATGAAGACATCGTTATTCCTGAGGACTTAGATTCTGTGAAATTCGAGTCAGAAATAGCTGTGGTTATTGGGAAGGATGCGAAAAACATCCAGGAAGATGAAGTTGCAGATTATATATTTGGCTATACCATCGGAAATGATGTGACAGCGCCACAATACTTCCATAGTGATGGTCATTGGATGCTTGGTAAGGCTTTTGACACCTTTACTCCCCTTGGCCCTGCAATTGAAACGGACTTTGATTTAGCCAAGACGCGCATCAAAGCTTATCACAATGAAGAAAAGAAACAAGATAGTAACGTTGATGTAATGATTGTATCTATTAACAAAATGATTTCTTATCTAAGCCGTGTTCTCACATTGAAAGCGGGAGATGTCATACTGACTGGTAGTCCAGTTGGAGCTGAATTTCTTCAGGAGGAAGATACAATCGAATGTGAGGTAGAGGGGGTTGGTAGATTACGTAATCAAGTAGTGAAGGAAAGGAAGAAAGTAAGCTTATAA